A genomic stretch from Sceloporus undulatus isolate JIND9_A2432 ecotype Alabama chromosome 5, SceUnd_v1.1, whole genome shotgun sequence includes:
- the HDAC10 gene encoding polyamine deacetylase HDAC10 isoform X5: protein MKKNSRKPQLNMILFISIQYAGTVVIHSYTTYRCAKLAVGATLELVDAVMSERTCNGMALVRPPGHHSQRNAANGFCIFNNVAIAAKHAQKKYDLQRILIVDWDVHHGQGIQYIFDEDPSVLYFSWHRFEHQQFWPSLRASDYDAVGQGKGKGFNINVPWNKVGMGNADYVAVFFHVLLPLAFEFDPELVLVSAGYDSGIGDPEGQMCATPECFAHLTHFLMHLAKGKLCMILEGGYHLRSLSESVCMTIKTLLGDPLPHLSGEMAPCLSALESIHNVRAAHKQYWKCLAYESTIPLQDLSTRSYQTGKAESAQTGAQLLTPQEAGKSRNDEVIKTDKFLELHMKKIMSLRPPVRTAVVTTESHTHLLPPSVQSEKKTDAKELNTPISGFDAELVKEENVLKMLTVLEKIIKKEVTNGLAKTSVASLSLAFALKHCCDLKVQKVLCVFVGDMDMKIDSGDGKVLLINISAKQSEQSNTKYNIFFHWKEDDETTTFFLAVAGFILPVAYSYQPDLTIIVVGQNQSLSKNGISLLINLLQGLAQSQVFVLVQDTELNLMQDIIKILTGDFTPFFGSYTPALKENVQMIKELRQQFQQEWKVLQCSAMVSSAER from the exons ATGAAGAAGAACTCCAGAAAACCTCAGCTGAATATGATTCTGTTTATTTCCATCCAGTATGCAGGCACAGTCGTTATCCATTCATAT acTACATATCGCTGTGCCAAATTGGCTGTTGGAGCCACACTGGAACTTGTGGATGCAGTGATGTCAGAAAGAACATGTAATGGGATGGCTCTAGTAAG GCCTCCAGGTCACCACAGCCAAAGAAATGCAGCCAATGGGTTTTGCATATTCAATAATGTTGCTATTGCTGCAAAACACGCCCAGAAGAAATACGATCTGCAAAG GATCCTCATTGTTGACTGGGATGTGCATCATGGACAAGGAATTCAGTATATATTTGATGAAGATCCAAG TGTTCTCTATTTTTCCTGGCATCGATTTGAACACCAGCAGTTCTGGCCTTCACTCAGAGCATCTGATTATGATGCAGTTGGgcagggaaaagggaaaggattCAACATAAATGTACCTTGGAATAAG GTTGGAATGGGAAATGCAGATTATGTTGCTGTATTTTTTCATGTATTACTTCCATTGGCTTTTGAG TTTGATCCAGAGCTTGTTTTGGTTTCTGCTGGTTACGACTCTGGAATTGGGGATCCAGAG GGTCAGATGTGTGCAACACCAGAATGTTTTGCTCATCTTACACATTTCTTAATGCATTTAGCAAAAGGAAAACTGTGTATGATTCTAGAG GGTGGATATCATTTGAGGTCACTCTCTGAATCGGTTTGCATGACTATTAAAACTCTGCTTGGAGATCCATTGCCCCATTTGTCTGGAGAAATGGCACCATGCTTAAG TGCACTAGAATCAATCCATAATGTGAGAGCTGCACACAAACAATATTGGAAATGTCTGGCGTATGAAA GCACAATTCCATTGCAAGACCTCAGTACCAGATCCTACCAGACAGGGAAGGCAGAATCTGCACAAACTGGTGCACAGCTCCTCACTCCACAAGAAGCTGGAAAGTCACGTAATGATGAGGTCATCAAAACGGATAAATTTTTGGAGCTGCATATGAAAAAGATTATGTCTCTCAGACCTCCTGTTAGAACGGCAGTAGTTACTACTGAAAGTCATACACACTTGCTACCACCATCTGTTCAGAGTGAGAAAAAAACTGATGCAAAAGAGCTAAATACCCCAATCAG TGGATTTGATGCTGAGCTTGTGAAAGAGGAAAATGTCTTGAAGATGTTGACTGTtcttgaaaaaataattaaaaaggag gtAACCAATGGCCTTGCAAAAACATCTGTAGCTTCGCTTTCCTTGGCCTTTGCTCTAAAACATTGCTGTGATCTGAAGGTACAAAA AGTCCTATGTGTATTTGTCGGTGACATGGACATGAAAATTGACTCGGGTGATGG CAAAGTCCTTTTGATCAATATCTCTGCTAAACAATCTGAACAATCTAACACcaaatacaatatattttttcattGGAAAGAG GATGATGAAACAACAACCTTCTTCTTGGCTGTCGCTGGATTCATTCTTCCGGTAGCATACAGCTATCAACCTGACCTAACAATCATAGTTGTTGGACAAAATCAGAGCCTCAGCAAGAATGGGATTTCTTTACTCATTAATTTACTGCAAGGATTAGCACAGTCTCAGGTTTTTGTTCTGGTTCAG gatACAGAATTAAACCTAATGCAAGATATAATCAAGATTTTGACAGGTGACTTTACACCTTTTTTTGGAAGCTACACACCTGCTTTAAAAGAGAATGTGCAAATGATAAAAGAACTAAGACAGCAGTTTCAACAGGAATGGAAAGTGCTCCAGTGTTCAG CAATGGTTTCCAGTGCTGAAAGATGA